A genomic region of Gossypium hirsutum isolate 1008001.06 chromosome D01, Gossypium_hirsutum_v2.1, whole genome shotgun sequence contains the following coding sequences:
- the LOC107922067 gene encoding probable methyltransferase At1g29790 — MGSVSLKTGDGTARFKRATLCSSAVNILMLFSVITTNLFALYAFTFSPKQHLDNPFHHPHRNISLISQHVSLIIKEIDSSQRKLAQMEKELLGYDTLDLSRPNLATELKLFLQHHQLPLGKDSRTGITEMVASVGHSCEKSADLLSQYMSYKVSGPCPDDWSLAQKLILKGCEPLPRRRCFAKTVPKPGLTSLPVSLWKPVSDKIVTWSGLGCKNFNCLNSKKLSRDCVGCFNLTNGYETQKYVKARSKNDFVMDDVLALGSGGIRIGFDIGGGSGNFAARMAERNVTVITNTLNVDAPHSEFIAARGLFPLFLSLDHRFPFYDNVFDLVHATSGLDVEGKPEKLEFLMFDLDRILRAGGLFWLDNFYCSDDEKKRALTRLIERFGYKKLKWVVGEKTDAAGSGKPQVYLSAVLQKPVRI; from the coding sequence ATGGGTTCGGTTTCACTGAAAACTGGAGATGGAACAGCTAGATTCAAGAGAGCAACCCTTTGTTCTTCAGCTGTTAACATTCTCATGCTTTTCTCAGTTATTACAACCAATCTCTTTGCTTTATATGCCTTCACGTTTTCACCAAAACAACACTTAGACAACCCATTTCACCATCCTCACAGAAACATCTCTCTGATCTCTCAACATGTCTCTTTGATTATAAAAGAGATCGATTCTTCTCAGAGGAAGCTTGCTCAAATGGAAAAAGAGCTCCTTGGTTATGACACACTTGATCTTTCAAGACCCAATCTTGCTACTGAGCTCAAGTTGTTTTTGCAACATCATCAGCTTCCTTTGGGGAAGGATTCCAGAACTGGGATCACTGAGATGGTGGCTTCTGTGGGACATTCTTGTGAGAAATCTGCTGATTTGTTGTCCCAGTACATGAGTTACAAGGTTTCTGGACCTTGTCCTGATGACTGGAGTCTTGCGCAAAAGCTAATCTTGAAGGGATGTGAGCCTTTGCCGAGAAGGAGGTGCTTTGCCAAGACTGTTCCTAAGCCAGGTCTTACTTCTTTACCTGTTTCTCTATGGAAACCTGTTAGTGATAAGATCGTTACTTGGAGTGGTCTTGGTTGCAAGAATTTCAACTGTTTGAATAGTAAAAAATTGAGTAGGGATTGTGTTGGTTGCTTTAATTTGACTAACGGATATGAGACTCAAAAATATGTCAAGGCTAGAAGCAAGAATGATTTTGTTATGGATGATGTGTTAGCTCTGGGGAGTGGTGGGATTAGAATTGGATTTGATATTGGAGGTGGTTCTGGGAATTTTGCTGCTAGAATGGCTGAGAGGAATGTGACTGTGATTACTAACACCTTGAATGTTGATGCACCACATAGTGAATTCATTGCTGCAAGAGGCCTTTTCCCCTTGTTCTTGAGCTTGGACCATAGGTTCCCTTTTTATGATAATGTGTTTGATTTGGTTCATGCCACAAGTGGGTTAGATGTTGAAGGTAAGCCAGAAAAATTGGAGTTCTTGATGTTTGATTTAGATCGTATATTAAGGGCAGGTGGCTTATTTTGGTTAGATAATTTTTATTGTTCTGATGATGAAAAGAAGAGAGCTTTAACTCGTTTGATAGAAAGATTTGGGTACAAGAAGCTGAAATGGGTTGTAGGAGAGAAAACTGATGCTGCTGGCTCTGGAAAACCTCAAGTTTATCTATCTGCTGTTCTACAGAAGCCTGTAAGAATCTGA
- the LOC107922066 gene encoding auxin response factor 5 isoform X1: protein MGSVVEEKIKQGGLVNVGAQSTLLEEMKLLKEMQDQSGTRKAINSELWHACAGPLVSLPQVGSLVYYFPQGHSEQVAVSTKRMATSQIPNYPNLPSQLMCQVHNVTLHADRDTDEIYAQMSLQPVNSEKDVFPIPDFGLKLSKHPNEFFCKTLTASDTSTHGGFSVPRRAAEKLFPSLDYSMQPPTQELVVRDLHDNTWTFRHIYRGQPKRHLLTTGWSLFVGSKRLRAGDSVLFIRDEKSQLLVGVRRANRQQTTLPSSVLSADSMHIGVLAAAAHAAANRSPFTIFYNPRACPSEFVIPLPRYRKSVYGSQVSVGMRFGMMFETEESGKRRYMGTIVGISDLDPLRWPGSKWRNLQVEWDEPGCNDKQNRVSAWEIETPESLFIFPSLTSSLKRPLYPGFSAAESEWGSLMKRPLLQFPENGNGNLPYSMSNLCSEQLMKMMLKPQLVNHPGIFASPLQQIADVKVPPLEEMKNLQSKSHPKPQVIQSENMLIENRNLSHPVPDQPDPITSNMSKINANGNPHPANILTQAGTGSSNEKLKLDSKHSAEQLTSTSECNEEKLVASTVNTTMSNQLSFPTQPHIPLQVQNNPWSIQSQLDSSVLQAHQMLVSQADISTLNSFLPFSDTDEWTSNLSSCQPLSGAYKSPGPIPMVGLQDSSAVFPVETDDSLTTVGEEIWDQKLNNCRVSSQADQLASFTEQDPCSLNSGGVRDLSDDSNNQSGIYSSCLNIDVSNGCSTVIDPFVSSAILDEFCSLKDADFQNPSDCLVGNFSSCQDVQSQITSASLADSQAFSRQDLPDSSGGNIDFDDSGLLQNNSWKQTAPRVRTYTKVQKAGSVGRSIDVTSFKNYDELISAIECMFGLKGLLDDPRGSGWKLVYVDYENDVLLVGDDPWEEFVGCVRCIRILSPTEVQQMSEEGMKLLNSAATVQGINGSNSEGSNANA from the exons ATGGGTTCTGTCGTTGAAGAGAAGATCAAACAAGGAGGTTTGGTTAATGTAGGTGCACAGTCCACTCTGCTTGAGGAAATGAAGCTAttgaaagaaatgcaagatcaATCTG GTACCCGTAAGGCTATAAATTCCGAGTTATGGCATGCCTGTGCTGGTCCACTTGTTTCCTTGCCTCAGGTGGGAAGTCTTGTGTATTACTTTCCTCAAGGACATAGCGAACAG GTAGCAGTGTCCACTAAAAGAATGGCGACTTCTCAAATTCCCAACTACCCAAATCTTCCATCTCAGTTAATGTGCCAAGTTCATAACGTTACATTACAT GCAGACAGAGACACCGACGAAATATATGCCCAAATGAGTCTTCAACCAGTGAACTCT GAAAAAGATGTGTTCCCTATACCAGACTTTGGATTGAAGCTGAGCAAGCATCCTAATGAATTTTTCTGCAAAACTTTGACTGCAAGTGATACAAGTACACACGGTGGTTTTTCAGTGCCACGTAGAGCAGCTGAGAAGCTCTTTCCTTCATTG GATTATTCCATGCAACCTCCAACGCAAGAGCTTGTTGTGAGAGATTTGCATGATAACACCTGGACGTTTCGTCATATATACCGTG GGCAGCCGAAGCGACACCTTCTTACTACGGGGTGGAGTTTGTTTGTAGGATCAAAAAGACTTAGAGCTGGTGATTCCGTTCTCTTTATCAG GGATGAGAAATCACAGTTATTGGTGGGTGTAAGGCGTGCTAATCGTCAACAAACCACATTGCCATCATCTGTTCTATCTGCTGATAGTATGCACATTGGTGTCCTTGCTGCCGCCGCTCATGCTGCTGCCAATAGAAGTCCATTCACAATTTTCTACAATCCAAG AGCATGCCCTTCAGAATTTGTCATCCCTTTGCCTAGATACCGTAAATCTGTATATGGGTCTCAAGTCTCAGTCGGTATGAGGTTTGGAATGATGTTTGAAACGGAGGAGTCCGGGAAACGTAG ATATATGGGTACAATAGTTGGTATTAGCGACTTGGATCCTCTAAGATGGCCTGGCTCGAAGTGGCGAAACCTTCAG GTTGAATGGGATGAACCTGGATGTAATGATAAACAGAATAGGGTGAGCGCATGGGAAATCGAAACTCCTGAAAGCCTCTTTATTTTTCCTTCGTTAACTTCAAGTCTGAAGCGACCATTGTATCCTGGATTTTCAG CAGCAGAATCTGAATGGGgaagcttgatgaaaaggccccTACTCCAGTTTCCTGAAAATGGAAACGGGAATCTTCCCTATTCAATGTCGAATTTATGTTCTGAACAATTGATGAAGATGATGTTGAAGCCTCAGCTTGTTAACCATCCTGGAATTTTTGCTTCCCCCTTACAACAAATCGCTGATGTAAAGGTACCTCCATTAGAAGAAATGAAGAACTTGCAGTCTAAAAGCCACCCAAAACCCCAGGTTATCCAATCAGAAAATATGTTGATAGAGAACCGAAATCTTTCCCACCCAGTCCCTGACCAACCTGATCCCATAACTTCAAATATGTCCAAAATCAATGCTAATGGGAACCCACATCCTGCAAATATTCTAACACAAGCTGGGACTGGGAGCAGTAATGAAAAATTAAAGTTGGATTCAAAGCATTCAGCCGAGCAGCTGACTTCGACATCGGAATGCAATGAGGAAAAATTGGTGGCAAGTACTGTAAACACAACTATGTCGAACCAACTTTCTTTCCCTACCCAGCCCCATATTCCACTCCAAGTGCAAAATAATCCCTGGTCGATTCAGTCACAGTTGGATTCGTCAGTCCTCCAAGCTCATCAAATGCTTGTATCCCAAGCTGATATTAGTACTTTAAACAGCTTTCTTCCTTTCTCAGACACTGATGAGTGGACGTCAAATCTTTCTTCTTGCCAACCTCTTTCTGGGGCATACAAATCACCTGGTCCGATACCAATGGTTGGGTTACAGGACTCTTCAGCTGTCTTTCCAGTTGAAACTGATGATTCGTTAACTACGGTGGGtgaggaaatatgggatcaaaaGCTGAATAATTGCAGAGTTTCATCCCAAGCAGACCAATTGGCTTCATTCACTGAGCAAGATCCATGCAGTCTTAATTCTGGTGGGGTGAGGGATTTGTCTGATGACAGCAACAATCAAAGTGGGATATATAGTAGCTGTCTTAACATTGATGTTAGCAATGGTTGCAGCACCGTGATTGATCCTTTTGTTTCCAGTGCCATTCTAGATGAGTTTTGCTCATTGAAAGATGCTGATTTTCAAAACCCTTCAGATTGTTTGGTTGGGAACTTTAGTTCTTGTCAGGATGTTCAGTCTCAGATTACCTCTGCTAGCCTTGCAGATTCTCAAGCTTTCTCTCGACAAGACTTGCCTGACAGCTCCGGTGGCAATATCGATTTTGATGACAGTGGCCTTCTGCAAAACAATTCCTGGAAGCAAACAGCTCCACGCGTTAGAACATATACAAAG GTTCAGAAGGCAGGATCTGTAGGAAGGTCGATTGATGTCACGAGTTTTAAGAATTATGATGAACTAATCTCTGCAATAGAATGCATGTTTGGACTCAAGGGTCTGCTGGATGATCCCAGAGGTTCAGGCTGGAAATTGGTGTATGTGGATTATGAGAATGATGTTCTTCTCGTTGGAGACGATCCTTGGGA GGAATTTGTTGGGTGTGTTCGTTGCATCCGAATTCTATCCCCTACAGAAGTACAACAGATGAGTGAAGAAGGAATGAAGCTTCTCAACAGTGCTGCCACAGTGCAAGGCATCAATGGCTCTAACTCAGAAGGTTCCAATGCAAATGCTTAA
- the LOC107922066 gene encoding auxin response factor 5 isoform X2 — protein sequence MGSVVEEKIKQGGLVNVGAQSTLLEEMKLLKEMQDQSGTRKAINSELWHACAGPLVSLPQVGSLVYYFPQGHSEQVAVSTKRMATSQIPNYPNLPSQLMCQVHNVTLHADRDTDEIYAQMSLQPVNSEKDVFPIPDFGLKLSKHPNEFFCKTLTASDTSTHGGFSVPRRAAEKLFPSLDYSMQPPTQELVVRDLHDNTWTFRHIYRGQPKRHLLTTGWSLFVGSKRLRAGDSVLFIRDEKSQLLVGVRRANRQQTTLPSSVLSADSMHIGVLAAAAHAAANRSPFTIFYNPRACPSEFVIPLPRYRKSVYGSQVSVGMRFGMMFETEESGKRRYMGTIVGISDLDPLRWPGSKWRNLQVEWDEPGCNDKQNRVSAWEIETPESLFIFPSLTSSLKRPLYPGFSAESEWGSLMKRPLLQFPENGNGNLPYSMSNLCSEQLMKMMLKPQLVNHPGIFASPLQQIADVKVPPLEEMKNLQSKSHPKPQVIQSENMLIENRNLSHPVPDQPDPITSNMSKINANGNPHPANILTQAGTGSSNEKLKLDSKHSAEQLTSTSECNEEKLVASTVNTTMSNQLSFPTQPHIPLQVQNNPWSIQSQLDSSVLQAHQMLVSQADISTLNSFLPFSDTDEWTSNLSSCQPLSGAYKSPGPIPMVGLQDSSAVFPVETDDSLTTVGEEIWDQKLNNCRVSSQADQLASFTEQDPCSLNSGGVRDLSDDSNNQSGIYSSCLNIDVSNGCSTVIDPFVSSAILDEFCSLKDADFQNPSDCLVGNFSSCQDVQSQITSASLADSQAFSRQDLPDSSGGNIDFDDSGLLQNNSWKQTAPRVRTYTKVQKAGSVGRSIDVTSFKNYDELISAIECMFGLKGLLDDPRGSGWKLVYVDYENDVLLVGDDPWEEFVGCVRCIRILSPTEVQQMSEEGMKLLNSAATVQGINGSNSEGSNANA from the exons ATGGGTTCTGTCGTTGAAGAGAAGATCAAACAAGGAGGTTTGGTTAATGTAGGTGCACAGTCCACTCTGCTTGAGGAAATGAAGCTAttgaaagaaatgcaagatcaATCTG GTACCCGTAAGGCTATAAATTCCGAGTTATGGCATGCCTGTGCTGGTCCACTTGTTTCCTTGCCTCAGGTGGGAAGTCTTGTGTATTACTTTCCTCAAGGACATAGCGAACAG GTAGCAGTGTCCACTAAAAGAATGGCGACTTCTCAAATTCCCAACTACCCAAATCTTCCATCTCAGTTAATGTGCCAAGTTCATAACGTTACATTACAT GCAGACAGAGACACCGACGAAATATATGCCCAAATGAGTCTTCAACCAGTGAACTCT GAAAAAGATGTGTTCCCTATACCAGACTTTGGATTGAAGCTGAGCAAGCATCCTAATGAATTTTTCTGCAAAACTTTGACTGCAAGTGATACAAGTACACACGGTGGTTTTTCAGTGCCACGTAGAGCAGCTGAGAAGCTCTTTCCTTCATTG GATTATTCCATGCAACCTCCAACGCAAGAGCTTGTTGTGAGAGATTTGCATGATAACACCTGGACGTTTCGTCATATATACCGTG GGCAGCCGAAGCGACACCTTCTTACTACGGGGTGGAGTTTGTTTGTAGGATCAAAAAGACTTAGAGCTGGTGATTCCGTTCTCTTTATCAG GGATGAGAAATCACAGTTATTGGTGGGTGTAAGGCGTGCTAATCGTCAACAAACCACATTGCCATCATCTGTTCTATCTGCTGATAGTATGCACATTGGTGTCCTTGCTGCCGCCGCTCATGCTGCTGCCAATAGAAGTCCATTCACAATTTTCTACAATCCAAG AGCATGCCCTTCAGAATTTGTCATCCCTTTGCCTAGATACCGTAAATCTGTATATGGGTCTCAAGTCTCAGTCGGTATGAGGTTTGGAATGATGTTTGAAACGGAGGAGTCCGGGAAACGTAG ATATATGGGTACAATAGTTGGTATTAGCGACTTGGATCCTCTAAGATGGCCTGGCTCGAAGTGGCGAAACCTTCAG GTTGAATGGGATGAACCTGGATGTAATGATAAACAGAATAGGGTGAGCGCATGGGAAATCGAAACTCCTGAAAGCCTCTTTATTTTTCCTTCGTTAACTTCAAGTCTGAAGCGACCATTGTATCCTGGATTTTCAG CAGAATCTGAATGGGgaagcttgatgaaaaggccccTACTCCAGTTTCCTGAAAATGGAAACGGGAATCTTCCCTATTCAATGTCGAATTTATGTTCTGAACAATTGATGAAGATGATGTTGAAGCCTCAGCTTGTTAACCATCCTGGAATTTTTGCTTCCCCCTTACAACAAATCGCTGATGTAAAGGTACCTCCATTAGAAGAAATGAAGAACTTGCAGTCTAAAAGCCACCCAAAACCCCAGGTTATCCAATCAGAAAATATGTTGATAGAGAACCGAAATCTTTCCCACCCAGTCCCTGACCAACCTGATCCCATAACTTCAAATATGTCCAAAATCAATGCTAATGGGAACCCACATCCTGCAAATATTCTAACACAAGCTGGGACTGGGAGCAGTAATGAAAAATTAAAGTTGGATTCAAAGCATTCAGCCGAGCAGCTGACTTCGACATCGGAATGCAATGAGGAAAAATTGGTGGCAAGTACTGTAAACACAACTATGTCGAACCAACTTTCTTTCCCTACCCAGCCCCATATTCCACTCCAAGTGCAAAATAATCCCTGGTCGATTCAGTCACAGTTGGATTCGTCAGTCCTCCAAGCTCATCAAATGCTTGTATCCCAAGCTGATATTAGTACTTTAAACAGCTTTCTTCCTTTCTCAGACACTGATGAGTGGACGTCAAATCTTTCTTCTTGCCAACCTCTTTCTGGGGCATACAAATCACCTGGTCCGATACCAATGGTTGGGTTACAGGACTCTTCAGCTGTCTTTCCAGTTGAAACTGATGATTCGTTAACTACGGTGGGtgaggaaatatgggatcaaaaGCTGAATAATTGCAGAGTTTCATCCCAAGCAGACCAATTGGCTTCATTCACTGAGCAAGATCCATGCAGTCTTAATTCTGGTGGGGTGAGGGATTTGTCTGATGACAGCAACAATCAAAGTGGGATATATAGTAGCTGTCTTAACATTGATGTTAGCAATGGTTGCAGCACCGTGATTGATCCTTTTGTTTCCAGTGCCATTCTAGATGAGTTTTGCTCATTGAAAGATGCTGATTTTCAAAACCCTTCAGATTGTTTGGTTGGGAACTTTAGTTCTTGTCAGGATGTTCAGTCTCAGATTACCTCTGCTAGCCTTGCAGATTCTCAAGCTTTCTCTCGACAAGACTTGCCTGACAGCTCCGGTGGCAATATCGATTTTGATGACAGTGGCCTTCTGCAAAACAATTCCTGGAAGCAAACAGCTCCACGCGTTAGAACATATACAAAG GTTCAGAAGGCAGGATCTGTAGGAAGGTCGATTGATGTCACGAGTTTTAAGAATTATGATGAACTAATCTCTGCAATAGAATGCATGTTTGGACTCAAGGGTCTGCTGGATGATCCCAGAGGTTCAGGCTGGAAATTGGTGTATGTGGATTATGAGAATGATGTTCTTCTCGTTGGAGACGATCCTTGGGA GGAATTTGTTGGGTGTGTTCGTTGCATCCGAATTCTATCCCCTACAGAAGTACAACAGATGAGTGAAGAAGGAATGAAGCTTCTCAACAGTGCTGCCACAGTGCAAGGCATCAATGGCTCTAACTCAGAAGGTTCCAATGCAAATGCTTAA